In Gigantopelta aegis isolate Gae_Host chromosome 2, Gae_host_genome, whole genome shotgun sequence, the sequence CGGTGGATGTAACTCACTTTCACGAAATACAACAATGGGAAAAATTCCTTTCGTCTGAGCCCCATCAACAATAACAGCAAATTTAAATTTGTCCTCCATGTTATTACTACCATCATGCCAGTACCGGATAACTTCATTACTGACATCCTCCAAAGTGAACTCAGTAACCTGCTTTCCACGAATGCGTAGATGTCCATTGAGGGGTTCCTCTGTCATAACAAAATTCACTGAAGACGATTTTGTATTGACATTGGTATCAACACTTATGTTGTGTGTAGATATCTCAGTATGACCACCTTGTTTTACTTTAATACCAgtgttatttactatttttatatatggATCAGACGCCTGTATTTCGAATAAAAATGGCTTCACGAATTGTCCGTCAGTCACCCACATGGCTGCTCGTTCATGATCAGCACCTTTGTGGACAAACAGCAGGTTCTCATCCACTAAATCTTTCTGCGTAAACTCGTATACAGATTTAGATGATTTGGCATCAATTATGTCCCCATTTGGTATCCCTCTTCTAGAATATTTCAGCTTATCAGTGTCAAAATCAACATCAGGGTCCATGAATTCTAAATCTCTGATTGTGATTGGACGCTTTTTATTCTTCACCACCTGAAAGACACGATTGATCAGGATAGCTGGAGGGTTATCATTGCGCATCAGCATGGAGATCAAGAATGTTCCTGAATACTCTTGAAGTTCAGAGGAATCTGAATCAGAGACAAGCATAGGAGCTGCTGTAAATGTGAACGAGTCGGCCGTATTCTCGGAATCATCATGCTGGTACACAAGTTTTCCATCTCTGATGTCAGTGTTTGTGAATTCAGTGACATCTTCTTCCAATACAGACGATGACCGTGGATCAATCAGCTTTAGAGACCCATGAGCTGGAGGTGACATCACCGTGAACTGCGAGTTCTTGTAGTTATCCACCTCCAAGCTGAGATCATCCTTTTCTATTACCTTCTTTCCTCCTTCAATGACATCCTTGAGGCCATTGTTTAGAAATCTCACAGAACTGTGTTCAGGAAGGTATTTAATGAGGAGACGTGACATTATGCCTCGGGAACCAACAAATGAGATCTTCAGATCCACAAAGTCCTCGATTATGCTGAATGATGGTCTGTGAACCTTGTAAAACAGTGTTCCGTCATTGATATCAGACTGCGTGAAATTAGCTTTTGCTTTCAAGGGACGACTCTGATCGAAGTCACTAATGTCATTAACAGATGATTTCATAATGTAGAAGCCACCATGACTTGGCAATCTCAGAATACTATAAACTATTCTTTTGGCATCCACTGCATTTGTATTTGCATTTACATTAAGATTTTGAGGACTTAGTGCCGAATATGAAACATGTTTCAAGGTCAACTTAGAATTTGTTTCTACCTTCAATGACACGGGAAGAAAGATGATATCCAATGTATTCTCTTCTAAAGCTATATCCTTGGCCATGACTATAAACGAAAAGGCATCTTTGTTAGGgtatttattgaaatgtgtGTGAGAATAACGTAGTCGACCATTATCTATATGTCTCTGCGAGAAAGAGTCAACAGTAATCCATGAATCGTCTTCATGCTTTCTTCTCTCTACCTTGCCATACTTGGGTTGTTTTGATATCCTGTATCGGATGTCCAACCGCTGAGCAGGGACATTGGTCATCGCGGTCAAGTTGTTTGGACTAATAACTGTGGATGTGCCATGATAGACTTTTATACCAGTAATTTTGGTCATCTCAAGTTGTAAGTTCACAGCAATGATTTGCAGATTAATTCTGTCACTTTTGGAAGAACTATCCATGACCTCTATTTCAAGATGAATGGTGGATCCTCTTTTATGAATAAACCAAACTTGTCCATTGTTTACATCTTCCTGTGTGAATGTTGATATGCTTTGTCCAACCTTGTCTCCTTTTGCAATATAACCATGTTCTGGTTGATATGTAACGGAGAACTGTAGATCAGCAGGGTTTGTGTCTGGGTCGTGTAcatttaaaatctgttttgttattttaagtcttGCCCGGTGTGCTATTTTTATGGCACTTCCTGACGGGAGCTCTAGCTTTGGTGGATCATCGTAAGGAATAATCACAATAGGAACAACAAAGTCAAACACTCCGTGGTATTTTTCTGGCAAGCTGGGATCCTGTGGATTGATTGTCATTTCAAATGTGACATCATCACTGGTGGTGTCTGTGCCATCATGAACATAGAACACTTTCTGTCCCATTAAGTCCAGCAATGTAAATCTATCAGAATGCTTTCTTCGTCGGACATCAATATCAATCCTGCCATACTGTGGTGGCACTTTGACTTTGAACTGAATGGAGGATTCACGGGTTCTGTAAGCCTTGTAGTCAAAAATGACATCAATGGTTTCAGTAGTTATGACCGTCTGAGCACCTTCTTCCAACTTCAGTCCTTCAATTGCCAACACATTTGTGTGATCTTTGGTACTAAATCCAGTCGAAGTGAAATTTTCTTTGGTACATACTGGTTCATCACAGATACACTTAAACTCCACTTTGTTCACTTCTGAACACACGGCCCCATCAACACACGGGTCTGAAGCACATGGGAACTGGCCGTGACAATGCGGATCGACGGTACGGCTCACCTGAATTTCTCGGAAGCCATACACACGTTTGTTTATCACTACATTCTGAATACATCCCAGCATAGAGCCCTTCATGGACTTCTTCCCTTGAAGAGATTTCAATCCACGTTTCAGTGCATGGGCTCTTGCACGTACGCTCACTCCACCTAGAAACAAATGGCCTGCCAGGTTAAAGAAAGCATTATCACCGAGACTAAAATGTGTTTGCTTTGGTTTTGAATCAACTTTGAGTTCCATGACACTTGCAGATAGGAAAATGTCCACCTGATGCCAACGGCCATCATTAATGATCTCGTCAGACATCACAGACTTAACACCATTTCCCTTGTTTACAGACAGCTTCAATCGACCGTTTAGGATTTCCAGAGCAATGAAATCGTGCACAGATTCATGCCGTCCAGAATTGAACAAAATCAGAGCTGTCTGCGAGTGTGTAATCAGATCGCAGGAAAATGTTCCTTGTGATCGGATGTGGAAATGAGGGAAAGCAACAAAAGATGTCTCAGTTTTGAAGCTGATAGGCTGCTCTGATCCCGCATCGAACTGATCATCACAATCCCAGTAGATTTCAAAAGTATTTAAAGGATTGTTCAGCTGCTTGGCCAAACTGAGAATGTCATACTGATTGAATAACACATTCTTCTGACAGCCTCGGAAGTTCTTGAAATTTCCATGAAACACATCGGTAAATGTTCCAGTTCCCCCAAGAAATATTCCATACTCGATGTTGAGTTCCTGCAGGGAGCCTGGCGTTTTTATAGAACTGATCATCACATTGTCTACGTTCAGGTGGAAGGTCTTGTAGCTCTGGTTGATGTGGATAGAGTGCCACTGAAGGTCGTCCAGTCTGAGGCCAGGTGTGGAATGAAACGTGGCCTCGCCAGAGCCCAGGTTCACACGCACCTCGATGATTCCAGACTTGAGCTCTATGGCGAAGTAGTCGGTGGTGCCCGACGCTAGCAGGAGTAGACCATGTGGGCGATGTGTCTTGAAGTGCAGCTTCACCTCAGTGGATCGGGAGGCCTGCTGGAATGGCACCCTAATGTAGCTTTCTCCATAGAAGGAAGCTgcaaagacaaaacaaacagtaattaatgtattttttatgaattgataatatatacatgtatatgtacaacaGGATGAAATGAACTGTCTAGTAATCAGACCAGTATTAAAggtacatacacatgtagttttatatatttataaacacatCCTGTCCTGGTTGAAGGAGCTATTACAAGTccacacctgtgcccatgacaggcatgcactacaacaacttgctctgaatgtgcacgttaagccctatgacctgacctgatataAACACTGAATGACATCTCAGTTGAAacttacaaatttattttgcttttgtttagaatattcatttctgtacataCAGTATATTCTACTAGGTCGGTCTAGTGTCTAACCAAAGCCCAACACACGGAATATGCTACAGGGCCTCAATTAGCGGCCtgcgaaaagcagtccattgTTTAGATGTAGCAAGAGAAATAAAAATTCaggcacaaataaaatataaaacatgctgacctcaaaatatttcagccCAAAACCAGTGATATGTTAAATGTTaagtaaaataacttaaaatgcatttctgaacatTCACAACTCTtcagcagctgttaataacattattacACTACAAAGACCTCGCTGCACTGGTTCACCTGAATGAATGAGATTTAAAGTCATGTATTTAGTAATAATTGACTATGCTGGACTAGTTGGTATTTATCGTAATactattacagtgaaacccctctaaaccggacattctcaggaccaagtaaaatgtctggtttttagaggtatctggtttagagaggttaacttctttactgatttttaaaaaaggactgaaaaaaatgtccagttttgagggaattccggtttacagagggtccagtcttgagaggtttcactatacaATATGCcaactatagtactgtcggaaatagaataaaaatgattttcgtcgattatttctttcatattaaactgacaagtaaatattttgcaaatacccattcaatgatactttacttaatttagcatttacttttttgggctctcattgatgtacaaggtagtgtttattcttgaaattaaactaaagatgtcagtaaacaggtgatttgtgacctttattggaacagactataacacattttgattgatatgtgtcaatttcatttacccttaaacaaacttttaatttaaaactgcaagttaactgattattttgaattgcagcataaattattaattatgacaagcatatttattgaatataaattcaatataagtacattagaaatgtacacaatcttgcaacaatttaaaggtgctatataatgcgaactgtgataaagattctccaataaaaaagtatttgctaccagtagataaaattatttcctataatcttttatgggcatattgttaaaggtgtcttctttaaatgttaaatcaaaattttattaaaaaaaagaaaaaaaaagaagaaagatttGAAATAGCTGTCATTGGGCAACATtcagatagcacctttaataccggtataatggatcactcataatgtggttcttgacagttttgctcaaaagttacttataaatgactacaaatattttgttttggagagggatgggggcaaaccatcatcagaaacagttcctcacatattgtaacagccaTGAAATTGACACACCTTGACCAAATtgttttatagtctgttccaataaagtgcacaaatcacctgtttactgacatttttcttttaatttcaagagtaaacaccaccttgaacatcaatgagcgcccaaacaagtaactactaaattaggtagactatcattaaatagatatttacaaaatatttacttgtcagtttaatatgtaagaaataatcgacgaaaatcagttttattctattgccgacagtactatagtccAGCATAGTCAATGCATGTGTGGTAATCATAACATTTGCAGTGCCTcaatatgttgtttgtttttgtctgggTTGTcattgtcgggggggggggggggtgggggggggggggggggggggggggggggggggggggtggggtgccctattagttacagtttgttttgtttaacaacattgattaattaatcatcggctattggatgtcaaacattcagtaattctgactcgaattcatcagaggaaacctgctatatttttccattagcagcaagtgatcttttatatgcactttcccatagacaggaaagcacataccacggcctttgaccagttgtggtgcactggttgaaacgagaaaaaaaaccccaatcagttgaatggatccaccgagttgGTTTGATCCTCTGAcaaaagcacctcaggtgagtgcttaaACGACAGCTAAATACTGCCCCTTTTTTTCCCTATTAGAATAATTTTCTTATGGAACAAATTATTTCTTCTTCCAACtgtcaaacaaaatgttaaataatagcCCTCTGTGATAACTTATCCATCTTGGTACCAGATGGCACCtacttgtatttttgtatttataaatagtatgaaatgttttagtcgccaaatgAAAAAAGGGCTGAAAACTGAGTCATGCATATATGgtttacatttttcatattcaaTTTACTTTAGATCTTCAATTTTTTTGTAGGTTTTATTacccaaatatatttacattattccAATGTATTTTAAAGGCTACAAATCCAGGAGaatctttttaaataaagaaacaagaaaagaaacatcTAATGTAGAGCTGGGTGTTAACAACAGCTGGGAATACTGTATATACCATTCGGTattggtatcatgtcaatactgatttaccgtaccaagcaaatttcaaaataaataaatttctgtattgaaaaatatctcccccccctccccttcccccaaTTTAGTAAAGCAAtaacaaattgatttttaaattacaatgcGCGTGCGCATAATCTGTTTCCCGGTACTAGGCCGGTTCACGATCCCTCAAGGATATCTACTGTACCTTTCCTGAAAGGATATAAACCAGACGAGGGCCGTGTGTATggaatttatatttatttagatgaaattagtgggTGAGTGTGAAAtcgggcatgcatttaaagatGGGTATTCCAAAAACACAGCGTGAAATACTGATACTAAACCTGAAATTTCAACACTATTACTGCCCAACTCTTATGACACCCAAACATCATACACCCATATGTGTATTAGTTCATGCTTATTCATGCAAGTATACGGTAGCAATAGCGTTAATGCATGTAGATACTTGTAGAAGATAAgcaaaggaaatgtatttatatatgtcaGCTTCATTACACCAAACCGATGCACAATCTATCAAGTGCCCAATGGTGCATGTGTACCATTACGCCTGGTACATACATAACATTAAGTACTGCTGATCAGTGCTGTTCTGCCATTTcctttcaattattttaatgagCTTTGAAATTTGATGAATGAAGAGTAGCGACATAGAAAACAGTTTCAAACACATTAAGTGCAAGTACCATATCCTTAGTTTAATCAAGAGGCACcattcttatatccaattaggtaatattaaaacaatgaaaaatataCAGGCATGCTAATAAATGCTCCATTGCAGTCTAATTTTAAGATTTTGTCTGCATGGCAGTAAGTTTTACAAATGCCTAGTGGACagtctattttattttactcaAAACAACATActtcatacatttttaaaattcatataagcTTCTTATAATGTTAAAGCAGTGGTAtagctccccccaaaaaaacaacaataacccaACAAccaattaaacaatttaaactattaaattttataaaatcacacataaacacagtgggttgccccccccccccccccccccccccagtaggAATATGGGTTGCCCCAGTGTATTAAAGTTATACGGCTTGCCAACACAAAGCACTACACTgactaataaaaaagaaatgttttatttaacgatgcactcaacacattgtatttacgtttatatggtgtcagacatacatgtgtatggttaaggaccacaaagatattgagaaaggaaacccgctgtcaccacttcatgggctactcttttcgattagcagcaagggatcttt encodes:
- the LOC121381436 gene encoding chondroitin sulfate proteoglycan 4-like — protein: MWSRIGPSVLFFLSSIYVCVHTASFYGESYIRVPFQQASRSTEVKLHFKTHRPHGLLLLASGTTDYFAIELKSGIIEVRVNLGSGEATFHSTPGLRLDDLQWHSIHINQSYKTFHLNVDNVMISSIKTPGSLQELNIEYGIFLGGTGTFTDVFHGNFKNFRGCQKNVLFNQYDILSLAKQLNNPLNTFEIYWDCDDQFDAGSEQPISFKTETSFVAFPHFHIRSQGTFSCDLITHSQTALILFNSGRHESVHDFIALEILNGRLKLSVNKGNGVKSVMSDEIINDGRWHQVDIFLSASVMELKVDSKPKQTHFSLGDNAFFNLAGHLFLGGVSVRARAHALKRGLKSLQGKKSMKGSMLGCIQNVVINKRVYGFREIQVSRTVDPHCHGQFPCASDPCVDGAVCSEVNKVEFKCICDEPVCTKENFTSTGFSTKDHTNVLAIEGLKLEEGAQTVITTETIDVIFDYKAYRTRESSIQFKVKVPPQYGRIDIDVRRRKHSDRFTLLDLMGQKVFYVHDGTDTTSDDVTFEMTINPQDPSLPEKYHGVFDFVVPIVIIPYDDPPKLELPSGSAIKIAHRARLKITKQILNVHDPDTNPADLQFSVTYQPEHGYIAKGDKVGQSISTFTQEDVNNGQVWFIHKRGSTIHLEIEVMDSSSKSDRINLQIIAVNLQLEMTKITGIKVYHGTSTVISPNNLTAMTNVPAQRLDIRYRISKQPKYGKVERRKHEDDSWITVDSFSQRHIDNGRLRYSHTHFNKYPNKDAFSFIVMAKDIALEENTLDIIFLPVSLKVETNSKLTLKHVSYSALSPQNLNVNANTNAVDAKRIVYSILRLPSHGGFYIMKSSVNDISDFDQSRPLKAKANFTQSDINDGTLFYKVHRPSFSIIEDFVDLKISFVGSRGIMSRLLIKYLPEHSSVRFLNNGLKDVIEGGKKVIEKDDLSLEVDNYKNSQFTVMSPPAHGSLKLIDPRSSSVLEEDVTEFTNTDIRDGKLVYQHDDSENTADSFTFTAAPMLVSDSDSSELQEYSGTFLISMLMRNDNPPAILINRVFQVVKNKKRPITIRDLEFMDPDVDFDTDKLKYSRRGIPNGDIIDAKSSKSVYEFTQKDLVDENLLFVHKGADHERAAMWVTDGQFVKPFLFEIQASDPYIKIVNNTGIKVKQGGHTEISTHNISVDTNVNTKSSSVNFVMTEEPLNGHLRIRGKQVTEFTLEDVSNEVIRYWHDGSNNMEDKFKFAVIVDGAQTKGIFPIVVFRESELHPPQVVHNKLLELPEGSRAEITSSHLQVTHPSTPSKDIIFTVTTLPTGGVLRVGSKELAGDATPTFTQKDIDQGHVAYSQSATDVLSDQFIFDVSNGHQSLLNLQFYIEVVPTYLPLVVKNISVVEGGQVSLTKEVLSLKGRHFKNKRVTFEITNNPFHGWFESSAKKGVRVLVFTSDDIATTNRIFYHHNGDESLTDQFSVTAVLDDQTKRSRPQNVHVQVRPVNDQPPRVVINAGLSVWKGSITELTNQSLLAEDADSSPSEITFRVSSPTSGHIAFLDNTFRAINSFTQKQVNAGAVVFVHTGEGDGQFNLQASDGTNNDILRLFKITANPLVLTLRNNRQLKVFPNTLQPILPGNLLAVTSDQNLTKPIVYTLERKPRKGRIVTLMEGQPLEITSFNQEEVSEGRIFYQHESYIPTWSVSDSFFFEVSTAYAEPLKDEMLDVDISYGNINQGNMGSLVRVMAASVSEGGEVSLTRENLDISELQHRLQQYGRGVTVQYLMMGVPRHGKIQQDGFTMQANDSFSQSRVNSGMIKYLHDDSDTTEDAFKFALKIQQPTGEAHISFIANITIIVEPINDEKFTLLTKNPSLRVIQGRTANITSLELKTTDPDTTPDGIIYSIVTGPDIGKLVFREYPDVTVKRFTQQDINTGRLLFVHDGTRNSGEFYFKVSDGTFRPYYKIFNIYVIPLTVEISVNMPVELTQSKSSVYITNKSLNISTNSERENIWYNITRDPEFGQIYYEESPVRHFAQTDIDNELLLYIQTDMTAGSDYFICDLYAKGIQVLATAQRINITVKPLVRQRSLHAPVGSYSAITKYTLDATELAGITRDNPVYEITEKPKHGKIMKINRGRRAVDANAVLTEVSAFTHEDVVYTKVQYKSDLPQSNAMQDSFRYVLKANGVQPAAGMLVISLQPPEDDLSSLPPVFVPLSSTPKRTDATKSMDRDGFQEKTTASVLGPDVNKSTADSSMTSDYIIIAVVIGVVVVVVLILVIVVILLKRRRRQNIVQEELKTRTKPRPFISGPLQLEQPHVLIEPQFEGEDNAGKNTYCNIPVINISPGGGDTLESDALVSSAPRSPDLSRQEVSKVVPSCKVTPLVEISEAPSEMTSIQAPESAKSNTSADVFDFDWNEMDPDLLQHCRTTTPVLRKNQYWV